A part of Asterias rubens chromosome 14, eAstRub1.3, whole genome shotgun sequence genomic DNA contains:
- the LOC117299342 gene encoding crk-like protein, with amino-acid sequence MSTTKTVPPWYFGKVSEEDARKGLTDTVTGTYLVRDSSSRGSYVLSVNDNGIITNYDIRKTGQTLKIKDRNFADLDALIGYYQKYPLDTVWLETPCSKEGLPSPPISPSWHK; translated from the exons ATGTCTACTACAAAAACCGTTCC CCCGTGGTATTTCGGCAAAGTGTCTGAGGAGGACGCACGTAAGGGACTGACAGACACGGTGACTGGCACGTACCTGGTTCGAGATAGCTCATCTAGAGGAAGCTATGTACTCTCAGTCAA TGATAACGGCATAATCACCAATTACGACATCCGCAAGACAGGTCAGACGCTGAAGATTAAAGACCGAAACTTCGCTGACCTGGACGCCCTCATCGGCTACTATCAGAAATACCCGCTGGATACCGTCTGGCTCGAAACGCCG TGCTCCAAGGAAGGCTTACCATCCCCGCCCATCTCACCATCTTGGCATAAGTAG
- the LOC117299472 gene encoding WAP, Kazal, immunoglobulin, Kunitz and NTR domain-containing protein 1-like, producing MRFLLQVALILFGTFLTFANGRPDLNGDKETDLIWHLHKPRRGDIDLSRPGTCPTDVDVAGLSSSACTLQCLFDLECQGSERCCPDDCGGTFCVATAEQQVTSTVATTLKPQAGKTPENLLPDRTTSVARGNTEPTLKASTTVLSNTFSSISTSSTTGKTTESATQSSNGPTPSPSSSDYDTDIFVGGEQVVNMTVMANNDLVLHCNISTTSKEPLEMMWMMRVERGYQTWSVVVPKDKAEVHKGGAWLEILGVNLEDSNSYVCLGGHSRGYLTKTYNVMVIEDIAEIPEEDACIGGDACQNGGTCVNKSRTPSYKCKCKAGFEGKHCEFTVKKRHCRSDTCLNGGLCIDKGETFQCICEDAFTGERCKEAVTGEATDGKVTTLSPVVQTTPSMPGLCFLPMDPGSCARKQSKWYYDTVTEQCRSFVYTGCQGNENKFRTYDDCQYACPRLSSDPCSHPIVTGRCKAKIPRWAYSTESGTCVEFVYGGCGPTGNNFLSKDECMETCIEDGVPNEPCSCNPRGLGSAFCNSDFVIIGTVRGKVSTHGQLTSLVVELMKVYKGGALTLRRSRFFQEPLLIVKNRYQETRQCQNQCFGDIEDGKKYIFTGTLTRQRGTTAAFLTPRSYVKRAVAKRAVKLERMADQPSTCTNNQMVTSELKQLRP from the exons ATGAGGTTTCTATTGCAAGTTGCTTTGATTTTATTTGGTACGTTTTTGACGTTCGCTAATGGCCGGCCTGATTTGAATGGAGACAAGGAGACCGATCTTATCTGGCATCTCCATAAACCTAGACGTGGTGACATAG ATTTGTCTCGGCCGGGAACTTGTCCTACAGACGTGGACGTAGCTGGTTTGAGCTCTTCCGCATGTACGCTGCAATGTTTGTTCGATCTGGAGTGCCAGGGTTCAGAGCGATGCTGCCCCGACGATTGTGGTGGTACATTTTGCGTAGCTACTGCCGAGCAACAAG TAACTAGCACTGTAGCAACCACATTGAAACCACAAGCCGGGAAAACACCAGAAAACCTGCTACCAGACCGGACAACCTCTGTCG CTCGCGGCAACACCGAGCCCACACTGAAAGCGTCTACAACAGTACTATCCAACACCTTCAGTTCCATCAGTACTAGTTCTACTACAGGGAAGACAACTGAAAGCGCAACTCAATCCAGTAATGGCCCCACCCCGTCCCCTTCCAGCAGCGACTATGACAcag ACATTTTTGTCGGCGGAGAACAGGTGGTCAATATGACAGTGATGGCAAACAATGACTTGGTTCTTCACTGCAATATATCCACAACGAGTAAAGAGCCATTAGAGATGATGTGGATGATGAGAGTTGAACGTGGATACCAAACGTGGTCAGTCGTGGTGCCAAAGGACAAAGCAGAAG TCCACAAGGGTGGTGCCTGGCTGGAGATCCTTGGAGTCAATTTGGAGGACTCCAACAGCTACGTTTGTCTTGGCGGTCACTCAAGAGGCTACTTGACCAAAACGTATAACGTCATGGTCATTGAAGACATCG CTGAGATTCCCGAAGAAGACGCATGCATTGGTGGCGACGCCTGCCAGAATGGGGGAACCTGTGTTAACAAATCCCGGACCCCAAGTTATAAATGCAAGTGCAAAGCTGGCTTTGAAGGAAAACATTGCGAATTCACCGTCAAGAAGCGTCATTGTCGGTCAGATACCTGTCTCAACGGAGGACTTTGCATTGACAAGGGGGAAACTTTCCAATGTATCTGCGAGGATGCGTTTACCGGGGAGAGGTGCAAAGAGGCGGTTACTGGTGAGGCTACGGACGGCAAGGTAACGACTTTGAGCCCGGTAGTCCAGACTACGCCGTCGATGCCTGGTCTATGCTTCCTACCTATGGACCCCGGTAGCTGTGCTCGAAAGCAAAGCAAGTG GTACTACGATACAGTTACTGAACAATGCCGCTCATTTGTTTACACCGGTTGCCAAGGCAACGAGAACAAGTTCCGAACCTACGATGACTGCCAGTACGCATGTCCGAGACTTTCAAGTGACCCTTGCTCTCACCCTATCGTCACTGGGAGGTGCAAGGCTAAGATTCCCAGATGGGCATACAGCACAGAGAGTGGGACATGTGTTGAGTTTGTGTATGGTGGCTGCGGACCAACTGGGAATAATTTCCTAAGTAAAGACGAGTGCATGGAAACTTGCATAG AGGATGGAGTGCCAAATGAACCTTGTTCATGCAACCCAAGAGGTCTGGGTTCAGCATTTTGCAACAGTGATTTCG TGATAATCGGTACCGTCCGTGGAAAAGTATCAACCCATGGTCAGCTGACGTCACTAGTCGTAGAGCTCATGAAAGTATACAAAGGGGGCGCCCTAACACTCAGAAGGTCTCGGTTCTTTCAAGAACCACTTCTGATAGTCAAGAACCGGTACCAGGAGACGAGACAGTGTCAAAACCAATGTTTTGGGGATATTGAAG ACGGGAAGAAATACATTTTCACTGGAACCTTGACGAGACAGCGTGGTACAACTGCTGCATTTCTAACCCCACGAAGCTACGTTAAGCGCGCTGTTGCCAAACGCGCCGTTAAACTGGAGAGGATGGCCGATCAACCATCGACATGTACTAACAATCAGATGGTGACTTCCGAACTCAAACAATTAAGACCGTGA
- the LOC117299550 gene encoding pineal opsin-like, whose product MYSRIIQALNKRRSANGRTETDKKAVQIRNQAAKMLIVNGVVFFICQSPYIFIILIIWIYRIAQIDNPIDEFLINGGAWLMHLPQFINTILNPVIYGVTNRQYRAAFVQAFHLKAPTTRHQRTLHPVHAISPTSNTAAQPSSTEEGDNDNESMKGTWL is encoded by the coding sequence ATGTATTCACGCATCATACAGGCACTTAACAAACGCAGGAGTGCCAATGGTAGAACAGAGACAGACAAGAAAGCCGTGCAAATCCGCAACCAAGCTGCCAAAATGTTGATTGTCAACGGTGTGGTTTTCTTCATTTGTCAGTCTCCATACATTTTCATCATTCTCATTATCTGGATATACCGTATAGCTCAAATTGACAATCCAATTGATGAATTTCTAATCAATGGAGGTGCTTGGCTCATGCACCTGCCGCAGTTTATCAACACCATTCTTAATCCTGTGATCTACGGTGTGACAAACAGGCAATACCGAGCTGCCTTCGTTCAAGCCTTTCACCTGAAGGCCCCCACAACTAGACATCAACGCACACTGCACCCGGTCCATGCAATAAGTCCTACATCAAATACTGCTGCACAGCCAAGTTCAACTGAAGAAGGAGACAATGACAATGAATCTATGAAAGGAACCTGGCTATGA